A single genomic interval of Mangifera indica cultivar Alphonso chromosome 5, CATAS_Mindica_2.1, whole genome shotgun sequence harbors:
- the LOC123215449 gene encoding uncharacterized protein LOC123215449 isoform X3, whose protein sequence is MIWSLAQPSLYCFSQFSSSKTLTNQTHTFLINTPNPLSRFGSLKSKPRFGPTCFFNAGKDSKPPNIQANETKLDWPVLKRWDVPWGWQTASLTSLACGLSFVLTGLVETAAIPYLGVKIEELSLDEKAEILFLDQGITTAVVIAVLYGISNSFKPLPEDFFQYDLREPFNLQKGWLLWAGIGLGGAILAIALTGAAMSLFNGENPPQRETDALVQLLPLIGSSSIRVPTPIAVIISAAVFAFAHLTPGEFPQLFVLETKGTSSISVGTALGFSYAQTRNLLTPITIHAFWNSGVILLLTFLQLQGYDLKELLQAAS, encoded by the exons ATGATTTGGTCTCTAGCTCAACCTTCCCTCTACTGTTTCTCCCAATTTTCTTCGTCCAAAACCTTAACCAATCAAACTCATACCTTTCTTATTAACACCCCAAACCCACTTTCAAGGTTTGGTAGTCTCAAGTCAAAGCCAAGATTCGGTCCAACTTGCTTTTTCAATGCCGGAAAAGACTCCAAGCCACCAAATATTCAAGCCAAT GAAACTAAATTGGACTGGCCAGTGCTTAAGCGATGGGACGTGCCATGGGGATGGCAGACAGCTTCGCTAACCTCGCTTGCTTGTGGATTAAG TTTTGTTTTGACAGGATTGGTAGAGACAGCTGCTATACCTTATTTAGGAGTTAAAATTGAAGAACTAAGTTTGGATGAGAAGGCAGAGATACTGTTTTTGGATCAAGG CATTACAACTGCAGTTGTGATTGCAGTTCTATATGGcatttcaaactcttttaaACCGCTTCCTGAAGATTTCTTCCAATATG ATTTGAGGGAGCCTTTCAATCTACAGAAAGGATGGCTTTTATGGGCAGGGATTGGTCTTGGCGGAGCCATTTTAGCTATTGCTTTAACAGGAGCTGCCATGTCCTTGTTTAATGGTGAGAACCCCCCACAACGAGAG ACGGATGCCCTTGTTCAGTTGCTTCCATTGATTGGATCTTCAAGTATTAG GGTTCCTACACCAATTGCCGTTATCATCAGTGCTGCTGTCTTTGCATTTGCACATCTCACTCCTGGAGAGTTTCCCCAGCTGTTTGTGCTAG AAACTAAAGGAACTTCTAGCATTTCTGTAGGGACTGCTTTGGGATTTTCATATGCTCAAACTCGCAACCTCCTAACCCCCATCACAATCCATGCTTTCTGGAACTCGGGAGTAATTTTACTTCTTACCTTTCTTCag CTTCAAGGATATGATCTCAAGGAATTGTTGCAGGCAGCCTCATAG
- the LOC123215449 gene encoding uncharacterized protein LOC123215449 isoform X1, with the protein MIWSLAQPSLYCFSQFSSSKTLTNQTHTFLINTPNPLSRFGSLKSKPRFGPTCFFNAGKDSKPPNIQANETKLDWPVLKRWDVPWGWQTASLTSLACGLSFVLTGLVETAAIPYLGVKIEELSLDEKAEILFLDQGITTAVVIAVLYGISNSFKPLPEDFFQYDLREPFNLQKGWLLWAGIGLGGAILAIALTGAAMSLFNGENPPQRETDALVQLLPLIGSSSISTACLLGITGVLAPLLEENVFRGFFMVSLTKWVPTPIAVIISAAVFAFAHLTPGEFPQLFVLETKGTSSISVGTALGFSYAQTRNLLTPITIHAFWNSGVILLLTFLQLQGYDLKELLQAAS; encoded by the exons ATGATTTGGTCTCTAGCTCAACCTTCCCTCTACTGTTTCTCCCAATTTTCTTCGTCCAAAACCTTAACCAATCAAACTCATACCTTTCTTATTAACACCCCAAACCCACTTTCAAGGTTTGGTAGTCTCAAGTCAAAGCCAAGATTCGGTCCAACTTGCTTTTTCAATGCCGGAAAAGACTCCAAGCCACCAAATATTCAAGCCAAT GAAACTAAATTGGACTGGCCAGTGCTTAAGCGATGGGACGTGCCATGGGGATGGCAGACAGCTTCGCTAACCTCGCTTGCTTGTGGATTAAG TTTTGTTTTGACAGGATTGGTAGAGACAGCTGCTATACCTTATTTAGGAGTTAAAATTGAAGAACTAAGTTTGGATGAGAAGGCAGAGATACTGTTTTTGGATCAAGG CATTACAACTGCAGTTGTGATTGCAGTTCTATATGGcatttcaaactcttttaaACCGCTTCCTGAAGATTTCTTCCAATATG ATTTGAGGGAGCCTTTCAATCTACAGAAAGGATGGCTTTTATGGGCAGGGATTGGTCTTGGCGGAGCCATTTTAGCTATTGCTTTAACAGGAGCTGCCATGTCCTTGTTTAATGGTGAGAACCCCCCACAACGAGAG ACGGATGCCCTTGTTCAGTTGCTTCCATTGATTGGATCTTCAAGTATTAG TACTGCTTGCTTGCTGGGCATAACAGGTGTCTTGGCACCCCTTCTTGAGGAGAATGTCTTTCGAGGGTTTTTTATGGTGTCCCTGACTAAGTG GGTTCCTACACCAATTGCCGTTATCATCAGTGCTGCTGTCTTTGCATTTGCACATCTCACTCCTGGAGAGTTTCCCCAGCTGTTTGTGCTAG AAACTAAAGGAACTTCTAGCATTTCTGTAGGGACTGCTTTGGGATTTTCATATGCTCAAACTCGCAACCTCCTAACCCCCATCACAATCCATGCTTTCTGGAACTCGGGAGTAATTTTACTTCTTACCTTTCTTCag CTTCAAGGATATGATCTCAAGGAATTGTTGCAGGCAGCCTCATAG
- the LOC123215449 gene encoding uncharacterized protein LOC123215449 isoform X4 has translation MIWSLAQPSLYCFSQFSSSKTLTNQTHTFLINTPNPLSRFGSLKSKPRFGPTCFFNAGKDSKPPNIQANETKLDWPVLKRWDVPWGWQTASLTSLACGLSFVLTGLVETAAIPYLGVKIEELSLDEKAEILFLDQGITTAVVIAVLYGISNSFKPLPEDFFQYDLREPFNLQKGWLLWAGIGLGGAILAIALTGAAMSLFNGENPPQRETDALVQLLPLIGSSSIRVPTPIAVIISAAVFAFAHLTPGEFPQLFVLGTALGFSYAQTRNLLTPITIHAFWNSGVILLLTFLQLQGYDLKELLQAAS, from the exons ATGATTTGGTCTCTAGCTCAACCTTCCCTCTACTGTTTCTCCCAATTTTCTTCGTCCAAAACCTTAACCAATCAAACTCATACCTTTCTTATTAACACCCCAAACCCACTTTCAAGGTTTGGTAGTCTCAAGTCAAAGCCAAGATTCGGTCCAACTTGCTTTTTCAATGCCGGAAAAGACTCCAAGCCACCAAATATTCAAGCCAAT GAAACTAAATTGGACTGGCCAGTGCTTAAGCGATGGGACGTGCCATGGGGATGGCAGACAGCTTCGCTAACCTCGCTTGCTTGTGGATTAAG TTTTGTTTTGACAGGATTGGTAGAGACAGCTGCTATACCTTATTTAGGAGTTAAAATTGAAGAACTAAGTTTGGATGAGAAGGCAGAGATACTGTTTTTGGATCAAGG CATTACAACTGCAGTTGTGATTGCAGTTCTATATGGcatttcaaactcttttaaACCGCTTCCTGAAGATTTCTTCCAATATG ATTTGAGGGAGCCTTTCAATCTACAGAAAGGATGGCTTTTATGGGCAGGGATTGGTCTTGGCGGAGCCATTTTAGCTATTGCTTTAACAGGAGCTGCCATGTCCTTGTTTAATGGTGAGAACCCCCCACAACGAGAG ACGGATGCCCTTGTTCAGTTGCTTCCATTGATTGGATCTTCAAGTATTAG GGTTCCTACACCAATTGCCGTTATCATCAGTGCTGCTGTCTTTGCATTTGCACATCTCACTCCTGGAGAGTTTCCCCAGCTGTTTGTGCTAG GGACTGCTTTGGGATTTTCATATGCTCAAACTCGCAACCTCCTAACCCCCATCACAATCCATGCTTTCTGGAACTCGGGAGTAATTTTACTTCTTACCTTTCTTCag CTTCAAGGATATGATCTCAAGGAATTGTTGCAGGCAGCCTCATAG
- the LOC123215449 gene encoding membrane-embedded CAAX protease MroQ isoform X2 produces MIWSLAQPSLYCFSQFSSSKTLTNQTHTFLINTPNPLSRFGSLKSKPRFGPTCFFNAGKDSKPPNIQANETKLDWPVLKRWDVPWGWQTASLTSLACGLSFVLTGLVETAAIPYLGVKIEELSLDEKAEILFLDQGITTAVVIAVLYGISNSFKPLPEDFFQYDLREPFNLQKGWLLWAGIGLGGAILAIALTGAAMSLFNGENPPQRETDALVQLLPLIGSSSISTACLLGITGVLAPLLEENVFRGFFMVSLTKWVPTPIAVIISAAVFAFAHLTPGEFPQLFVLGTALGFSYAQTRNLLTPITIHAFWNSGVILLLTFLQLQGYDLKELLQAAS; encoded by the exons ATGATTTGGTCTCTAGCTCAACCTTCCCTCTACTGTTTCTCCCAATTTTCTTCGTCCAAAACCTTAACCAATCAAACTCATACCTTTCTTATTAACACCCCAAACCCACTTTCAAGGTTTGGTAGTCTCAAGTCAAAGCCAAGATTCGGTCCAACTTGCTTTTTCAATGCCGGAAAAGACTCCAAGCCACCAAATATTCAAGCCAAT GAAACTAAATTGGACTGGCCAGTGCTTAAGCGATGGGACGTGCCATGGGGATGGCAGACAGCTTCGCTAACCTCGCTTGCTTGTGGATTAAG TTTTGTTTTGACAGGATTGGTAGAGACAGCTGCTATACCTTATTTAGGAGTTAAAATTGAAGAACTAAGTTTGGATGAGAAGGCAGAGATACTGTTTTTGGATCAAGG CATTACAACTGCAGTTGTGATTGCAGTTCTATATGGcatttcaaactcttttaaACCGCTTCCTGAAGATTTCTTCCAATATG ATTTGAGGGAGCCTTTCAATCTACAGAAAGGATGGCTTTTATGGGCAGGGATTGGTCTTGGCGGAGCCATTTTAGCTATTGCTTTAACAGGAGCTGCCATGTCCTTGTTTAATGGTGAGAACCCCCCACAACGAGAG ACGGATGCCCTTGTTCAGTTGCTTCCATTGATTGGATCTTCAAGTATTAG TACTGCTTGCTTGCTGGGCATAACAGGTGTCTTGGCACCCCTTCTTGAGGAGAATGTCTTTCGAGGGTTTTTTATGGTGTCCCTGACTAAGTG GGTTCCTACACCAATTGCCGTTATCATCAGTGCTGCTGTCTTTGCATTTGCACATCTCACTCCTGGAGAGTTTCCCCAGCTGTTTGTGCTAG GGACTGCTTTGGGATTTTCATATGCTCAAACTCGCAACCTCCTAACCCCCATCACAATCCATGCTTTCTGGAACTCGGGAGTAATTTTACTTCTTACCTTTCTTCag CTTCAAGGATATGATCTCAAGGAATTGTTGCAGGCAGCCTCATAG